The genomic region CGCATCGCCGATCACCCGATCAACCGCGTCGAGGAGCTGCTGCCGTGGAATGTGGCGAGCACGCTCGTGGATAACCCGGCCGTCGAACTCGCCGCCTGAATCAGCGATACTGCGTCAAGGCGGTGCTGACCGGACGGTTACCGATATCTGGTTTTTGGCGCCTCGAAGAACGGCAGATACCTGGTGGTGTCTTATACTGAGCGCGAAGAGCGGATTCGCTTGATTTCCGCACGAACTATGACCCCGCGTGAGCGCAGAGCATATGAGCAATGACAAAGACACCCTTCGGGACGAATATCCAGAGGATCTGATTCGAAGTGGCATTCGCGGCAAGTATGCCGCGGCGTATCGCGAAGGCACGAACATCGTGCTCATCGAACCAGACCTCCACAAGCTATTCCCCGATTCCGAAGCAGTGAACCGTGCCCTGCGCGAGTATGTCGCAGGTAAGCGAACGGCAACCTAACCGCGCGTTCGAGCGGAGCGCCCGTCAGCATCGCTGCCGGGGTCGCTACGCTTCTCGGCGCCCGCTCAACGCGAACGTTAGAGCACATGGCTGGGCGCATAAGGAAATCGAGATACTGGTGGCTTGCGCTTTGCGGCAGCGTGTTGCTGGTGCCATTGATCCCCGCCCTATGCATCTTGCTCATCGGCTTACTCGCGCCCGGGCGGGTGCCATGGTCCGCCACAAATGCAGCAATACCAGTTGGAGCAGCAGCCTCGCTGGTCGCGTCCGGCTACGTTCTTTACAGGGGCCCGGGGTTGGCCGTTCTCAGGCTGCTGATTTTTGTCTTGCTCTTTTACCCAATGGTTTTCTTCGCACTCGGAGAATTCTTTACCTCAGAGGCGTGTGTAACTCAGCAGGGCAAGTTCATTGATCTGCAGCGGCAGTATCGAGAAATCCAAGAGGCTCGAGGGGCTTCGTGTGAATGAAGCTCTAACTCACGCCCTGAGGAAGTCCGTCAAGCATTTTCCACGCGGTTGTCTACGTCATCAGCGGCGAGCCGCGGCGCTTAAGGGCGCTGAGGTAAGTCGCCTCATCGTAGGGCGTGCCGGTCTGCCAGCAACGGTAAACGATTCGGATCCACTTGAAGGCCAATGCCCGCAGCGCCGCCTGACGGGATGAGCCTTTGGCGCGTTGTTGTCGGTAGTAGGCTTCGGCCCAGTAGCAGTACGGAATCGAGTGCGCCGCCCATTCCACGAAGGTCTGCCGCACGAACTTCGGGCAACGCAATCGCCAGTGCACCCAGCACTTGTTGCCGCTGCGTTGGGTGACTGGCGCGACACCCGCATAGCTCTGCATTCGATTCGCGCTGTCGAAGCGTTCGCGTTGTTCACCGAAAGCGACCAGCAGTCGGGGCGCGAACACCGCACCGGCGCCCGGCAGGCCGGCGAACAGCTCGTAATCGGCCAAGGTGGGCGCTACGACAGCGATTTCGGCATCGAAGCGTTCGACCGCCTGCAGCAGCACACGCAACTGCTGCGCGAGGCTGATCACCATCAGGCTGTTGGGCCCGACGACGCTCGGATCGTCGGTCAACGGCGAGGCTGCCATGATCGACTGCACGCGCCGCTCGACGATGTGGCCGTAGCGCACGTTGTGCTCGTGGAAGAACGCCTGTAGCCGAGCCTTGCGCGCACGCTGGGCCTGTTTGAGCGTCGGCCAACGGCTCACGAAATCACAGAACACATAGGTATCCTTGTCCTTGAACCACTCCACCACCTGAGGGAAGTATTCCTTGAGCGCCGCCGTCATCCTGTTGGTGA from Burkholderiales bacterium harbors:
- a CDS encoding IS110 family transposase, with protein sequence MKSSADQSFAAFVGIDWGDQKHDVCLKAAGSDAHEHSVIVHRPEAIECWALGLRQRFAGQPIAVCLEIARGPLVSALQRHEFLVLFPVNPSTLAGYRSTFCVSGAKDDPTDAELALEMLLRHPERLCVLRPQSAAMRKLERLVQQRRTLVDEVRRVTNRMTAALKEYFPQVVEWFKDKDTYVFCDFVSRWPTLKQAQRARKARLQAFFHEHNVRYGHIVERRVQSIMAASPLTDDPSVVGPNSLMVISLAQQLRVLLQAVERFDAEIAVVAPTLADYELFAGLPGAGAVFAPRLLVAFGEQRERFDSANRMQSYAGVAPVTQRSGNKCWVHWRLRCPKFVRQTFVEWAAHSIPYCYWAEAYYRQQRAKGSSRQAALRALAFKWIRIVYRCWQTGTPYDEATYLSALKRRGSPLMT